The Stackebrandtia nassauensis DSM 44728 genome includes the window GTCGTCGGACACCGCATAGTGGAACAACGGGACATCTTTTCCCATGAGGTCGTATATGGGGGTTGGCTCCCGCTTGATCGGGACGGTGTGCTCGACCACGGGGTAGAAGCCGAAAAATGCTTCCTGGCGGCTGATTAGGTAGAGCTTGAACATGGGGCCAAGGTCGTGGACCCGCACCTCGGCGGAGGCAGTCTTTACCAACCCCAGATCGCCCAGTTCGTGAATCTGATCCACGATGCCGTCAACGGCCCGGCCTGTGATCCGGGCTGACCGCGCCCGGACATCTGGATCATCGGTGCCCGTTTCTGCTGGTACGGGTAGAGCGATTGGCTTCGACACGTCTGTGATCAAAATCCGCACGGTAATGGACTCGGGCGTGAATCTGCCGACCCGGATCTTGTCTAGCGGTTCAGAGAGCACACCTCGAAGGGTCTCTGACGAGAACCCCGCGAAGTCGATGACCACGTGGCCCTGTTCGAACGCAGCCTCAACATGAGGACGTAGCTCGACTGAGCGTTGCGTGATTGCGCGAACTCGCGCATTGCTTCCCTGTCCCATCACGATGATGCGTTCGGCAGCCAGGATTTCAAGGCCGTTTTTCGCGGTTTGACGACTCGTCTTGTACATCCGGCTGAGCTCG containing:
- a CDS encoding winged helix-turn-helix domain-containing protein, whose translation is MPDAGEFRGERDPESPLPPKVQIANQLRAAILTGVFQPGDKLPSQPELSRMYKTSRQTAKNGLEILAAERIIVMGQGSNARVRAITQRSVELRPHVEAAFEQGHVVIDFAGFSSETLRGVLSEPLDKIRVGRFTPESITVRILITDVSKPIALPVPAETGTDDPDVRARSARITGRAVDGIVDQIHELGDLGLVKTASAEVRVHDLGPMFKLYLISRQEAFFGFYPVVEHTVPIKREPTPIYDLMGKDVPLFHYAVSDDDATHGAQFVEAAQTWFDSVWTTIARERESE